The following proteins are co-located in the Trichomycterus rosablanca isolate fTriRos1 chromosome 14, fTriRos1.hap1, whole genome shotgun sequence genome:
- the LOC134326584 gene encoding 5-hydroxytryptamine receptor 4 — protein MENFSDWMEDGNSNDTFPAEFEPCANQRIPSVRIALYAIIITGIFCTVVGNFLVVLAIAYFKQLQSHTNSFVMSLAVADFLVGLVVMPYSMVRTVEGCWHFGTTFCQLHSSLDVMLCTASIFHLSCISFDRYYAVCNPLVYSFKMSRSRVALLIVVCWAVPLLISFGPILLGLHKLGVDVPLPENVCIFLVNRVYAVIASLVAFYLPMGTMLVAYWKIYKAAKRQAMQISALEAQMAVGVDKNFSKKQKHRNYLRRERKAAKTLGIIMGVFLLFWMPFFTVNIIDPFIEYGTTSVIWDLLLWLGYINSSLNPFLYGFFNRSFRKAFLMIIGCRICLSGSAPSMDLSHTKKDVTDRVENQ, from the coding sequence ATGGAAAACTTCTCTGACTGGATGGAAGACGGCAATAGTAACGACACATTTCCTGCTGAATTTGAACCATGTGCCAACCAGAGGATTCCAAGTGTCCGCATAGCCCTGTATGCTATCATAATAACTGGAATTTTTTGCACAGTGGTTGGCAATTTTCTAGTTGTGCTGGCCATTGCTTACTTCAAACAGCTCCAGTCTCACACCAACTCATTCGTCATGTCACTAGCGGTGGCTGATTTCCTGGTGGGCTTGGTTGTCATGCCCTACAGCATGGTACGAACTGTAGAAGGCTGCTGGCACTTCGGTACAACCTTCTGCCAACTGCACTCCAGCTTGGATGTTATGCTCTGCACAGCCTCCATCTTCCATCTGAGCTGTATCTCCTTTGACCGCTACTACGCGGTGTGTAACCCTCTGGTCTATTCTTTCAAAATGTCCCGTAGTCGAGTGGCTCTGCTAATTGTGGTGTGCTGGGCCGTCCCTCTGTTAATCTCATTTGGTCCCATTCTCCTGGGGTTGCACAAGCTAGGTGTGGATGTTCCCTTGCCTGAGAATGTATGCATTTTTCTTGTAAACAGAGTCTATGCTGTTATAGCTTCATTGGTGGCTTTTTACCTGCCCATGGGCACCATGCTGGTTGCCTACTGGAAGATCTACAAAGCAGCAAAGCGCCAAGCCATGCAGATAAGCGCCTTGGAGGCTCAAATGGCCGTTGGCGTGGACAAAAACTTCAGCAAGAAGCAGAAACATCGCAACTATTTAAGGAGGGAAAGAAAGGCAGCGAAGACCCTGGGCATCATCATGGGTGTCTTTCTTCTCTTTTGGATGCCCTTCTTTACGGTGAACATTATAGATCCCTTTATTGAGTATGGTACAACAAGTGTGATTTGGGACCTACTACTTTGGCTGGGGTACATAAACTCCTCTTTGAATCCTTTTTTGTATGGTTTCTTTAACAGGTCTTTTCGTAAGGCTTTTCTTATGATCATCGGCTGTAGAATATGCCTGTCTGGCTCGGCCCCCAGTATGGACCTCTCTCACACTAAGAAGGATGTCACTGACCGTGTGGAAAATCAATAA